The following proteins come from a genomic window of Lolium rigidum isolate FL_2022 chromosome 5, APGP_CSIRO_Lrig_0.1, whole genome shotgun sequence:
- the LOC124657893 gene encoding DNA-directed RNA polymerases I, II, and III subunit RPABC5 yields MIIPVRCFTCGKVIGNKWDHYLDLLQADYTEGDALDALGLVRYCCRRMLMTHVDLIEKLLNYNTLEKTETS; encoded by the exons ATGATCATccctgtacgctgcttcacctgcgGCAAG GTCATCGGTAACAAGTGGGACCACTACCTCGATCTTCTCCAGGCCGATTACACGGAAGG GGATGCTCTGGATGCCTTGGGCTTGGTTCGCTACTGCTGCCGGCGTATGCTCATGACCCATGTTGACCTTATCGAGAAGTTGCTCAACTACAACA CACTGGAGAAAACGGAGACAAGTTAA